A genome region from Brassica oleracea var. oleracea cultivar TO1000 chromosome C2, BOL, whole genome shotgun sequence includes the following:
- the LOC106324620 gene encoding caffeic acid 3-O-methyltransferase-like — translation MSNHLQVPCPKPVSTKEDQEVDEKMISLHAESILNTIAFPMVLKAALELGVIDTLAAAGNGTWKSPSEITANLPIKPKNPEAPNLLDRMLRLLVSHSILKCRVIETGGTGNTERVYAAEPVCKFFLKDSDGSGSLASLFSLCHTQVHFNTWDNLKDVILDGKDAFISAQGMPLFEYISSDQQFSEVFHRAMSESATMVMKKVLEVYRGFEDVHTLVDVGGATGTILGLITSKHPHIKGINFDLAQVLTNAPSYPGVEHVSGDMFVEVPKGDAVFMKWILHDWTDEHCIKLLKNCWKSLPEKGKVILVEMITPVEPKRDDFFSNIVFAMDLLMLTQCSNGKERSLSQFQNLAFASEFLRCEVICHSYSYSVIEFHK, via the exons ATGTCAAACCATCTTCAAGTGCCCTGCCCTAAACCGGTTTCAACCAAAGAAGACCAGGAAGTCGACGAGAAAATGATTAGCTTGCATGCTGAGAGCATCCTGAACACTATAGCTTTCCCCATGGTCCTCAAAGCTGCCTTGGAGCTTGGCGTCATCGACACCCTCGCTGCTGCAGGCAACGGTACATGGAAATCACCGTCTGAGATAACGGCTAATCTCCCAATCAAACCCAAGAACCCGGAGGCGCCTAATTTGCTAGACCGGATGCTGCGATTACTCGTAAGCCACTCGATCTTGAAATGCCGTGTCATTGAAACCGGTGGAACCGGAAACACAGAGAGGGTATATGCAGCCGAACCGGTTTGCAAATTTTTCTTGAAAGATAGTGATGGTTCTGGTTCTCTTGCGTCTCTGTTCTCGTTGTGCCATACCCAAGTCCATTTCAATACATG GGACAATCTTAAAGATGTAATACTAGATGGAAAAGATGCATTCATCTCAGCACAAGGCATGCCACTTTTTGAATACATTAGTTCGGACCAACAATTCTCTGAGGTGTTTCACCGGGCCATGTCAGAATCTGCCACAATGGTGATGAAGAAGGTTCTAGAGGTTTACAGAGGATTTGAAGATGTTCACACTTTGGTTGATGTAGGAGGAGCAACTGGCACCATATTAGGTTTAATCACTTCCAAGCATCCTCATATCAAGGGTATTAATTTTGACTTAGCGCAGGTTTTAACCAATGCTCCATCTTATCCAG GAGTGGAGCATGTCTCCGGAGACATGTTTGTAGAGGTTCCAAAGGGAGATGCCGTCTTTATGAAA TGGATATTACATGATTGGACGGACGAACATTGTATAAAGCTTCTGAAAAATTGTTGGAAGAGTCTTCCAGAAAAAGGAAAAGTGATCCTTGTAGAGATGATTACACCAGTAGAACCAAAGCGTGACGACTTTTTCTCAAACATCGTGTTTGCCATGGACTTGTTGATGTTAACACAATGCTCAAATGGTAAAGAAAGATCTCTTTCTCAGTTTCAGAATTTAGCATTTGCTTCAGAGTTTCTACGATGTGAAGTTATTTGTCATTCCTATTCCTATTCTGTAATTGAATTCCATAAGTAG